Below is a genomic region from Amphiura filiformis chromosome 19, Afil_fr2py, whole genome shotgun sequence.
AGTATGCGGTCTGACGAGACTGGTGAAGGCAGTCGACTTGAGCTGCTCGGAGCAATTATAAAGGTTGCGTTTAATCAGCCCCAGTATTCTGCTTGCTTTGGCAGTTGAGTGCGCGACTTGGGTGTCCCACTTCATGTCGTCTTGCAGATGTATACCAAGGTATGGGTGGGAATTCACGACTTCCAAGGTCTGACCACTGAGTTTGTATTTGTTGTACATAGGTGACCTAGCTGATGACATATGCATAACTTTGCATTTACTCGCGTTAAAACGCATCTGCCACTTAGTTTGCCATTTACTCAGGGTGTCAAGATCCTTTTGAAGGTCTTCAGAGTCTTTAGCACTTGAGATAGTCTTATACATTAAACAATCATCCGCAAATAGACGCGGTGTTGAAGAAAGATTCTCCGGCAAATCGTTCACataaagtaaaaatagcagtggCCCCAGGACAGTGCCCTGGGGTACGCCAGAATCCACAGATAGATATGAAGATGACTGCCCTTCTAAAACAACTTTCTGCCGTCTATTTGTGAGAAATGCCTGAATCCAACAGATGAGTTTGTTGTTGATACCATAATATTTCAGCTTATTTATCAGTCTAGCATGCGGCACGGTATCAAATGCTTTGCTGAAGTCGAGTATGATTACGTCGACCTGTTTTTTGCTGTCCAGTGCATGAGCCAAATCATTTGTTGTTAAAACTAACTGAGTATCACAAGATCTGCGCTTTCTAAATCCGTGTTGGTAGTCGGACAAAATCTGATGATCATCCAGATGTTGCATAATCTGACTATGTATCACATGTTCGAACGTTTTACAGCATATGCTGGTTAATGAAACTGGGCGGTAGTTCTTTGGATCCACCTTCTCCCCCTTCTTAAAAATTGGCGACACATTGGCTTCTTTCCAATCTTGAGGGAGCACAGCTTGCTGGAGAGAGCAGTTGAAAATGTCTGTTAGGACTGGAGCAATCTGGTTTGCAAGCAGTTTTAACACGCGAGAGGGGAGACCATCAGGTCCGGCTGCTTTTGCTGGTTTAAGGTCGTTTAGAAGCTTCAGAACCCCTTCAGAAGTAACTTTGAAGTCACGCATTTCAGGAAATGGTGATGTTCCCTTGTATTGAAAactaagggtctttgggtgacagatctagaTCAACtgaatggaaaaatagggggtcttcgggtgacagagcatgtgttcgtaaaaaaatatggggtctttgggtgacagcgatgctgaaaagggggtcttaacagccctacacacgcgtcacctccaaagttggagtgctccccccccacacacccatgGCTGAattgcccgggggtcactcccattgtggcctgtacaccatccgcgataatgaaaaagCGTAAAAAGGgccgtttttcgtgggtaggcacgatacgcgcgtatcgcgtttagggtgtcaaaaacatgaaaaattggaaaaagggtagcaaaattgccatttctaaatacgcggaaatgaaatttagggtatgaaatttgatgttaggaatgaaatccctgtttagggtgtcgttttagccttggttaaatccttgtttagggtgcttttcaaaagttgattatcgcggatggtgtacaggccacaatgggagtgacccccccgggctgAATTGCGTTGCATGCAAAAGGGGAAAGAGCCGGTGGGATGGGTGGCAGTGAATGTCAGCCTTGTAGAATACGAGGCATTCAAGGGCGTTTCTATATCTAAACGACAACATTTACCTACAATTGCACAAAAAAAGACCACAATCTTTAGTAGATGTGATAAATTGACTAACATGCTATGGGATTAATCAATATTTAGTGTCTCAGATGTGAATATTGAGTACTGTCccccaaaatttgcatttttctatGATATTTATCAAACTTTaggaaattagctttaaaaacaCTACAAATTATTGAAGAGGTCGTGTCGAGAATTTTTTATGTAGACAGTAGACCGTGCTGATTTTTGATTCTTTTTTTTAGTACGGACACCACAAAGTACGGTAGTACCATCTACATTACCTATAgctaaaatatatttatttcaacgTTTATCATGTCAAGGCAAAGTAGTCGTGCAACCGATCCCAGGAAAGTGGTAAGTACCGGTACATGCATTGTCACCATTGACTGTCTGGGACTGGGTAAGcttaaacattttgtaaaaccatGGAAGGTTAAATTCCTGTAGTAAGATTCTTGGTTCTTGGTTCTTGGTTACGTAATCCTTAAAAGCGGATCTCAGCTATACTACTAGGATGAAAAGTACATCAGACGACTACAGCCTGTGGACGTACAAAAAATAACATAGCTTATAGGGTGCGAAGAAGCATGCAAATAATCCAACGAAAAACAAGATGGTGCGCTATACAAGGtcaagggtgaaattaagtgggagatgggagccgtttggcccccagaaactctgcaaTGGCCCCCCGGTCCCCGCattccgtgcatccgcgggtattcatgcttgtcggggAACTTTAAAACACCCCCTTTGCATCTCATTtagcgaagtttttaggggaaaatcacccttttttagcgatttcgaattatttgcccttcgaaaaTTCCCTATTTTCTCTAAAACACGAACGATGTTTCTAATATGCCCTTTTCTGGCAAAAACGCGTatgctgctcgatgaaaatacccttttttttcaatttcgcgaacacgtggtttgaaaaaacattccttttttgtgtgttttgcgaATCGCGTttattcatctgaaaacaccccttatttcgcgaaattttcgacgagcatgaatatccgcggatgcacggagtgcggggaccaggaatggcccctggttccatctcatttgTAGTTGACTAGGGGACAATTTAATCACAAAACTTGACCCTGGATCATATTCATAATGAACCAAAAATATCGAATTTTAAAGCAAACATGGCTTAACCCATGATCCAGCATTATTAGcttatctttatttttattggccccttggtaattggaagtggcccctggtttctTCCAATCTtgatgaaccaggggccacttttttctGCCGAAGTGGCCCCTGTtttatacctgatctcatgtaccaataccttgtgtattggtacatgattcggcgggtatacttcagcaatagcgaataagtggtcgttttttactcttttcaaaacgtcacatgtacaccaactacagcccccgaaatggtctacttttagcgtgccttaactccgaaacagtttagtcaaagttaaaaatgcgatccccaaccctttgcttaccttggacgaatttgcagtattttccgctagctccgtgttgaaaaatgtccggtacttgcccggtacaaacatagaaatggccacattcgcttcagtcctggtatgaatatttcttccgtaatccaatggttccaaccaGGTtccgtgggcatcacgatgatagtctcctacacaaccagattgtgtcggcctgacgctcgtcgatcctaaaagtgaggacagcgtgagctcttacctgcgtaaaagtctgttcgacaaaggcaataaggatgattgacagcgccgttcattgggcggagccattatattaCGTCATGATAGaagacaggttgcgctgttctctgaccttgactgttcgtcacgtagacataccgtgacctgggtacacgtacaaagctggggggatgcgactgcggccgccattttgacacacggtatctactcttcagaaaaattacttttggtgacgttttatatcaaacaattttcgataacagatttctactaggatttcaattttttattaatgaaggtgcatgtagttttgaggaataacagttttatttcaactggtggtgtaggaaggtgagtgaatttgtgAATGAGGTCGGGGATTGAGGTttcgttgtttcaacgatccgatagtaggatactaaacgtaggctaaaatgtctaatgacgccatgtttacatgaaaacattagctgttgcgaggtcagtgtcgttgaattcgttacctaaattcctttcaggatattctgatttcacttatttatgatgtgtacgaaaattcaccatataaactcaaaagtgtgaatgcaagctgttagccctattgctgacaatagaaacattgttgcaaagtcattaaaaacaggtatgtattacagacgtactttggccgaaacgagatacaggccagttaggCAGTCTACCCCTGGTTCAAGCTTGCTTATTTTCACTCTTGGCGCTTCAGGTGCGAATTCATTTAAAGGATATGTAGTCCATGAAGAGGCTGCATCTCCCTTATTGCTGGCGCTGCAACACTCTTGAAAACGGGCACAGATGGTGCGATGTGTAGAACTGCTGCTGGTCGTAGCCTGTTCCAAACTGCAATGGCTCTTGGGTAAAATGCATATTGTATGCATAATTTATAGTAGGAATGAGCAAGTTGACAAATTTCAATGGGTGATCAGTTCTTGCAGATATGTGAGTTGCCCTTTGAATACAAGATGGGGGAGTTATGTGCACTAGTCCATACTGGATCCTGTAGAACATGCAAGACTGTTGGATTAGTCGTCTAACATGTAGTGAGTCCCAGTTGAGTTTGTTTACAAGAGGTGACACATGTGTTTCTCTGCGGTAATCAGAGAAAACAAATCTGGCTGCGTTTCTTTGAACCTGTTCCAGTCTATTGATTTCGGTGGTTGTACATGGGTTCCAAACTTCACTTGCGTACGGTACTCGATTTGTGGTCTCACAAGTGTTTGATATGATTCGTCTTTGACATCAGTTGAACAGGGGGACAATTCAATGCAAGATGATCATTACATTGATGAATGAATTATACATGTACGTACTACGGTATGAAAAATAcctaattcttgatcatgagagcagaggatgtaccttctgtgtaCTAAATTGCATCAGCATTTATGGAACAACATAGTGAGAAACATCCCACCGTTGGCGGCGTAGCGTCCTTTATTCATTTGGACGACAACACGATTGCAGGCGCCCAAAGACTGATAAtgatgattggtcaattctcaaagaTGTGAACACCGTAAATTGACTCAAATATCTGATGCAAATATCTGTGTGCACCCAAGTTGGCTCGCATGATCTTTTTTGCCCGGGGGTGGGGGCACTCTCAGTCACTGTGGCATGCgtaatgtgcctgtcaatatgattaggccatataaaattaatattttggttctcgtccagaggattttcatgaattgatgagggagggaggtgttttttttttgtttttttgtttttttgtaaaatcagcactgtcagtagttttcggtcttttccaacagtgctcgaggaaacgatgacagggttcgatttagaaaataaaatttacatgcacaactcggatttttcctcaaaatgggctgagccaaagttacatgcatttgtgcatgtaaaacccctctaaatcgaaccctgaaacccctctaaatcgaaccctgaacgatgaggcactttttttttcaaatgtgagattctgagggataaaccccctagagtaccgggtaccacaaaaagacttggaagtgatccttgttctctaataaacttatttatatgtatgaaaaattcataaatcattccaaagtctaaaataattaaaaaatctttaaaaaaaaaaatctgacaaatcccagaaattgaggagggaggggcgagaatcaaaacattaattttatacggccttatgaaTGATGCTACAATAGAAATTTTGGAAcatggagaaatcgtggctttacgtACCAACAGTGCTTACTCAGGGGCTGTATGtcgcaattttggcccagtgaaaattctattttaaaactgtattttaacaatttgaggaattactgatgactcaaaattgagccaattttttctttttttttggatgcttcatttggcgcacccaatttccagagagagagagagagagagtagacACTGCATACCAGTAACCAGTaattaatgtttttcttttcCCCCATACAGTCTCAAGAGCTTTTCACCCTCACATATGGAGCACTTGTAGCACAACTTGTAAAAGACTATGAGAGTGATGAAGAAGTCAACAAACAACTAGACAAAATGTAAGTTAACATATCATAGGCAGATCCACAAACAGGGTGTTAGCTGGCCACCTGTCTACCCGTCATTTTGGACAGGTAGTTCGATTTGCTGCTGGACTATGGACAAGATGCCAAATTCTAATTTTAATGCTTGTTCAAGTATGAGCtcaaacaagaccagactaataaatgaATGCTAATATAGCAATAGCTTTTTGAACTGATTGAACCCCAGAAGGGGAAGAGGTCTGGTGATAATAAATCAAGGTTATAGCGAAAGCTTTTTGAACTGATTGAACCCCAGAACTTGAGAAGGGGAAGAGGTCTGGTTTTTGTTTCCAGTGTTACATTTTGGACAGGCAGAAAATAACGAAGAAATAGAAATTATGAGTGAAATTTATTCCTTGAAATAGTTTTAAATGTATTAACGATGATGGTCAGTGTTATAAATTTTTCATTGGCCTGGCATTTTGTGTTCCCTGATGAAAAGTGTTTACTCAAAAGCTTGGTCATACTGATGTAAAATCTGCAATGTCTGATCTTGTGTCATTTTTACTGGAAAATGTATTTCAGGGGCTACAACATAGGTGTGCGATTAGTAGAAGATTTTCTTGCCAGATCAGGAGTAGGGAGATGCCATGATTTCAGAGAAACAGCTGATGTCATTGCAAAGGTAAGTTAACcctaaagaaagaagaaacaaaaaaggagagaagatgaacaaagaagtcacttgctacccccgggattcgaacctcatgcagaagatcaccgacctgtagtgGTGATGCTTGcctggccagcgattccctgggtatatgacttgggctgattgcgtcatcacatcacatgCTATGCATGCAcaagcagtggttttaatagtgcaCAAGCAGTGGTTTTAACAGTGAGATTGTGAGAcctggttcagttagggttaaccctaactgaaccaggTTTATAGTCATGTTCAGACGGTCACAGAGTTCTCGAGgattggcatgcttgaatattgaGATTCCTATGTCAATCCCccaaagttcctcttttttcaatagaggtcactcacatCCCTGATCTAAATAAAGATTATCTCTGGCATGCAATTTACTTGCGGTAATGAGAACAAAATATACATTGTAAGTGCACTTCAGATACAAAATCTGCATTTCATGGGATTAAGTAGAGATGAGGCTGTTGGTTCATCAGTCAACCACACTCTATTGGAATTCTGGCATGAAATTTTACCATTTATAGGGCCTACTTATAAATTATACTTAATATCCTCCTATTGGCATAGAAATAGTAATTAACTGTTACCGGTAATTGTTTAAATTCTAATTCCTAATTTGAATTccttgttttgtttgtctgcAGACTGCATTTAGAATGTTCCTCGGCATCACGCCCACCATATCAAATTGGAGTGCTGCGGGTGACGAGTTCTCTTTAGTCATGGAACAGAATCCATTAACAGATTTTGTAGAATTACCAGAGGAGCACGGTCAACTCaacttttccaatattttatgtgGGGTCATCAGGGGCTCATTAGAAACAgtgagttgttgttgttgttgttgttgttgttgttgttgttgttgttgttgttgttgttgttgttgttgttgctgctgtttttgttgttgtttgcttggttttttttcagtaatgacaAATATAAACTTAAATAATGTAAAAAGTTGAGCTCAGAGTTTGAGCTAGCCACCTCaaattttatgttaaaaattgtATACCCCTCCTAACATTGGGTATGTGCAAGTATTTAAAGCAGAGGAATTAGAACTCATTAAAGAAGTTAGAAAGTTCTACAGATGGGAACATTTCTTATTTAATTCAAATTGAGAGGGTTTTGAACAGGGGTGTGAAAGTTCCTCTTTTCATCTGATTTCCTctatttttgttgtcaaaattgatgcgttttcttttattttcagcccatatttggtgtttttatcccAATTTTATTCTGTTTTTCAGCATTGTTCTTTAGaagttttcctcttttttttgtcTGTGGCCTTTCATACCCCTGTTTGAAGAAGATACTTTTAATTGAGTAttgatttcataattttattatgTTGAATGTGCAGTTACACTTTTGTGTGCCATTTACAAGATCAAACtcctttctattttattttattttatttatttattttttaacaacTGATATTTTAGTTGGATGCGctgtcggatatcacattaccggtgcagccggtcagtGTGTGAAAACTACATTACTGGTGTCACAGCcagtcgctgtgtgaaaataataataataataatataataataatttaatcttatatagcgcattacaaacaaatctcaatgcgctttacaaagcatacataaaagtataaacacatggcaacaatatttaaatatacagcattaagatacgaactaacattttaaaatggtCAAGCTTTCATCAGATGTGGCTCTgttgaccggctgcaccggtaataTGATATCCGACGGCACACTTGAATCAGTTGTTATGGAATCCCGCTGTGAAAGCCTATCTACCTActtacttattttttattttgcaggtTCAAATGGATGTGAATGTTAGATTTGTACAGGATATACTGAAAGGAGATAATCAGACTGAAATTAGAGTGAAATTCATCAAGAGATTAGAGGATGCTTTACCAGCAGGAGAAGAATAACAACTCTATGGACAACTTGGG
It encodes:
- the LOC140140790 gene encoding trafficking protein particle complex subunit 3-like is translated as MSRQSSRATDPRKVSQELFTLTYGALVAQLVKDYESDEEVNKQLDKMGYNIGVRLVEDFLARSGVGRCHDFRETADVIAKTAFRMFLGITPTISNWSAAGDEFSLVMEQNPLTDFVELPEEHGQLNFSNILCGVIRGSLETVQMDVNVRFVQDILKGDNQTEIRVKFIKRLEDALPAGEE